The Fuscovulum sp. sequence CAACCGTCCTTGGTGCTGGCCGACACTCTCGTCCTCGACTCCCTGCCCACCCGCGATTTTCTGGCGGGCTATGGTGAGGTGGTGAAATACGGCCTCCTCGGCGATTCCGCCTTCTTTGATTGGCTAGAGGTGAACGCCCCCGACCTCGCCACTGATGCCGGCAAACGCCAATACGCCGTGCGCCGGTCGGTCGAGATGAAGGCCGGGATCGTGTCGCGCGATGAAACCGAAGAAGGCGAACGCGCGCTGCTGAATCTGGGTCACACCTTCTGCCACGCGCTGGAAAAGGCCACCGGCTATTCCAGCCGCCTGCTGCACGGCGAAGGCGTGGCCATCGGCTGCGCGCTGGCGTTTGAGCTGTCGCAGCGCATGGGCCTGTGCGCACAAGAAGCCCCCAGCCGCGTGCGCGCCCATTTGCGCGCCATGGGCATGAAGGTGGACCTCGCCGATATCGAGGGCGATCTGCCGGGGGCCGAGGCGCTGGTCGCGCTGATGGGGCAGGACAAGAAGGTGATCGACGGCCGCCTGCGATTCATTCTCGCGCGCGGGATTGGTGAGGCCTTCGTCGCCGAAGACGTGCCGCCCGATCTGGTCACGGGGCTTCTGACCGAAGCCCTCGCCACCCGCCGCTGATCAGAACAGAACCTTGTAGCTGTTGCCCAGCGTATCGGTCGCCGTGCCGGTGCCGCTGGTCGTGCCGCTGCCCATGACAAAGGTGCCCTGCACGATGGTGCCATCCTTGCACACGGCATAAAGCTCGCCCGAGTTCACGCCCGCCACGGTTTCCCGGTCCCGCCCAAGACGCCCGCCCAGATCGCGGATCGACAGGTTGATCCCGCGTTCCTTGGTCACCACGGTGGGCGCCACGCTGGTCCACGTCCCGTTGCAGCGCGCGCCCTTTGGGATGCGGAAACTCAGCGCCCCGGAATTGTCATCGCTGTTGGTGGCCGTGGCCCGGATCACCGGCGGCGGCACCTGCGCGGCCAGCGGCCCCGTGGTGGGATAAAGCTGCATCTCCTTGGATGCACCGCAGGCGGTCAGCAGGGCAAGGGACAAAAGGGCAAGGGCGCGATGCAAGGGAAACCCCATCAAGGTGAGTGACTCTGTGGCGGCGGAACCTAAGCCCAGCCCGCGCCGGGGACAATGCCCCGTCCATCCCCCGCCGGTCACAGTTTCGCAACTGTGGCCTTTGTGCGGGACTGTGTTAGGTGGAGGGCATGGCAACAGGGCAGGGGGAATCCGTGCGGGCAGTGGTGGCGATTCTGGCGGTGATGGCCATTGTCCTGTCCGTCTGGATGCTTGAGGCCGGGCGCATGGGCCTGTCCATCACCCCCTTTGCCGTACCGGATGGCCCCCCTGCGACGCTCTATCTGGCCCCCGGCGATGATCCCGCGCCAGTGGTGGTTGTGGCCCATGGCTTTGCTGGATCGCGCCCCTTGATGGACCCTTTTGCCCTGACGCTGGCCCATGCCGGATACATCGTCGTCAGCTTTGATTTCATGGGCCATGGCCGCAACCCGCGCCCGATGACGGGGGACGTGACCACGATCAACGGCACCACAAGATTGATGCAAGAGGAGTTGCGGAGCGTCGCCCGCGCCGCCCTGACCCATCCCCGCGCGGATGGGCGTCTGGCCTATCTCGGCCATTCCATGGCCTCTGATATCATCATCCGCGCCGCGCTGAACGATCCGCCCGTGCAGGCGGTGGTCGCGGTCTCGGCCTTTTCGCAGGCCGTCACCGCTGACCGCCCCG is a genomic window containing:
- the aroB gene encoding 3-dehydroquinate synthase yields the protein MAVDVVPVALGDRSYEVRIGPGLIDRAGAEIAPLLKRRRAAVVTDETVAPLHLSRLVAALESEGITVATLALPAGEQTKGWAEFGRCVEWLLDQKVERRDIVIAFGGGVIGDLVGFAAAVLRRGVRFVQIPTTLLAQVDSSVGGKTGINTPQGKNLVGAFHQPSLVLADTLVLDSLPTRDFLAGYGEVVKYGLLGDSAFFDWLEVNAPDLATDAGKRQYAVRRSVEMKAGIVSRDETEEGERALLNLGHTFCHALEKATGYSSRLLHGEGVAIGCALAFELSQRMGLCAQEAPSRVRAHLRAMGMKVDLADIEGDLPGAEALVALMGQDKKVIDGRLRFILARGIGEAFVAEDVPPDLVTGLLTEALATRR